One genomic segment of Poecile atricapillus isolate bPoeAtr1 chromosome 18, bPoeAtr1.hap1, whole genome shotgun sequence includes these proteins:
- the USP18 gene encoding ubl carboxyl-terminal hydrolase 18 isoform X1, translating into MGQRSGRQERSRKPEVALSKTMEAEIEIQNNKEETEELKAKNQKLTSVFGVADLKNEAVGLYNLGQSCCLNSLLQVFLMNIRFTRILRRITVPPSPAQRRSNVPYQMLLLLEKMQYGKCKAVGPRELACCLSEHRVKLFVQHDAAQLFLTLWNLLKKQMKKPELVEELSDLYTICIQEHLACQKCSFEIKSNSTMLTLPLPVLDANSHRLKTLEDCLQYFFHPEELTGLNMCFCQECGRKTTFLQSMKLVHLPRTLTLHLKRFCFERSSHTHKLSHSLPFPQELDFREVLKENQCQADDSEKATWKYELFAVVAHSGSTSCGHYCAYIRSLTEGKWYCFNDSEVCQVSWDDVKCTYGHSNLHWRETAYLLFYMKKHPW; encoded by the exons ATGGGACAAAGAAGTGGACGTCAAGAAAGAAGCAGGAAACCAGAGGTGGCACTGAGCAAGACCATGGAGGCAGAAATTGAAATACAAAACAATAAAGAGGAAACCGAAGAGCTGAAGGCCAAAAACCAGAAGCTGACATCAGTCTTTGGTGTGGCAGACTTAAAAAATG AAGCTGTTGGACTGTACAACcttgggcagagctgctgtctgAACTCTCTGCTCCAGGTGTTCCTCATGAATATACGCTTCACAAGGATACTCAGAAG GATCACAGTGCCACCATCTCCTGCGCAGAGGAGGAGCAATGTCCCGTACCAGATGCTCCTGCTGTTGGAGAAGATGCAGTATGGCAAGTGCAAAGCTGTTGGTCCCAGAGAGCTGGCTTGCTGCCTCTCAGAGCACAGAGTGAAAT TGTTTGTGCAGCATGATGCTGCTCAGCTCTTTCTGACTCTCTGGAACTTGTTAAAGAAGCAGATGAAAAAGCCAGAGCTG GTAGAGGAGCTGAGTGATTTGTACACCATCTGCATACAGGAGCATCTGGCCTGTCAGAAATGCTCTTTTGAAATAAAGAGCAACAGCACCATGTTAACCCTTccactcccagtgctggatgCCAATTCTCACAGGCTGAAGACTCTG GAGGATTGTCTGCAATACTTCTTCCATCCAGAGGAGCTGACTGGGCTAAACATGTGTTTCTGTCAAGAGTGTGGGAGGAAAACAACTTTTCTGCAG AGCATGAAGCTCGTCCATCTGCCACGGACTCTGACCTTGCACCTAAAACGCTTCTGCTTTGAAAGATCCTCTCACACGCACAAGCTGAGTCACTCCCTGCCATTCCCACAAGAACTTGATTTCAGGGAAGTCTTGAAAGAAAATCAGTGTCAAGCAGATGACAGCGAAAAG GCTACCTGGAAGTATGAGCTTTTTGCTGTGGTTGCTCATTCAGGATCAACCAGCTGTGGCCATTACTGTGCCTACATTCGGAGCCTCACCGAGGGTAAATGGTACTGCTTCAACGATTCTGAGGTTTGCCAG GTATCGTGGGATGATGTTAAATGCACCTATGGACATTCCAACCTCCACTG GAGAGAAACAGCCTATCTCCTGTTTTATATGAAAAAGCACCCTTGGTAG
- the USP18 gene encoding ubl carboxyl-terminal hydrolase 18 isoform X2 produces the protein MEAEIEIQNNKEETEELKAKNQKLTSVFGVADLKNEAVGLYNLGQSCCLNSLLQVFLMNIRFTRILRRITVPPSPAQRRSNVPYQMLLLLEKMQYGKCKAVGPRELACCLSEHRVKLFVQHDAAQLFLTLWNLLKKQMKKPELVEELSDLYTICIQEHLACQKCSFEIKSNSTMLTLPLPVLDANSHRLKTLEDCLQYFFHPEELTGLNMCFCQECGRKTTFLQSMKLVHLPRTLTLHLKRFCFERSSHTHKLSHSLPFPQELDFREVLKENQCQADDSEKATWKYELFAVVAHSGSTSCGHYCAYIRSLTEGKWYCFNDSEVCQVSWDDVKCTYGHSNLHWRETAYLLFYMKKHPW, from the exons ATGGAGGCAGAAATTGAAATACAAAACAATAAAGAGGAAACCGAAGAGCTGAAGGCCAAAAACCAGAAGCTGACATCAGTCTTTGGTGTGGCAGACTTAAAAAATG AAGCTGTTGGACTGTACAACcttgggcagagctgctgtctgAACTCTCTGCTCCAGGTGTTCCTCATGAATATACGCTTCACAAGGATACTCAGAAG GATCACAGTGCCACCATCTCCTGCGCAGAGGAGGAGCAATGTCCCGTACCAGATGCTCCTGCTGTTGGAGAAGATGCAGTATGGCAAGTGCAAAGCTGTTGGTCCCAGAGAGCTGGCTTGCTGCCTCTCAGAGCACAGAGTGAAAT TGTTTGTGCAGCATGATGCTGCTCAGCTCTTTCTGACTCTCTGGAACTTGTTAAAGAAGCAGATGAAAAAGCCAGAGCTG GTAGAGGAGCTGAGTGATTTGTACACCATCTGCATACAGGAGCATCTGGCCTGTCAGAAATGCTCTTTTGAAATAAAGAGCAACAGCACCATGTTAACCCTTccactcccagtgctggatgCCAATTCTCACAGGCTGAAGACTCTG GAGGATTGTCTGCAATACTTCTTCCATCCAGAGGAGCTGACTGGGCTAAACATGTGTTTCTGTCAAGAGTGTGGGAGGAAAACAACTTTTCTGCAG AGCATGAAGCTCGTCCATCTGCCACGGACTCTGACCTTGCACCTAAAACGCTTCTGCTTTGAAAGATCCTCTCACACGCACAAGCTGAGTCACTCCCTGCCATTCCCACAAGAACTTGATTTCAGGGAAGTCTTGAAAGAAAATCAGTGTCAAGCAGATGACAGCGAAAAG GCTACCTGGAAGTATGAGCTTTTTGCTGTGGTTGCTCATTCAGGATCAACCAGCTGTGGCCATTACTGTGCCTACATTCGGAGCCTCACCGAGGGTAAATGGTACTGCTTCAACGATTCTGAGGTTTGCCAG GTATCGTGGGATGATGTTAAATGCACCTATGGACATTCCAACCTCCACTG GAGAGAAACAGCCTATCTCCTGTTTTATATGAAAAAGCACCCTTGGTAG
- the USP18 gene encoding ubl carboxyl-terminal hydrolase 18 isoform X3, giving the protein MGQRSGRQERSRKPEVALSKTMEAEIEIQNNKEETEELKAKNQKLTSVFGVADLKNEAVGLYNLGQSCCLNSLLQVFLMNIRFTRILRRITVPPSPAQRRSNVPYQMLLLLEKMQYGKCKAVGPRELACCLSEHRVKLFVQHDAAQLFLTLWNLLKKQMKKPELVEELSDLYTICIQEHLACQKCSFEIKSNSTMLTLPLPVLDANSHRLKTLEDCLQYFFHPEELTGLNMCFCQECGRKTTFLQATWKYELFAVVAHSGSTSCGHYCAYIRSLTEGKWYCFNDSEVCQVSWDDVKCTYGHSNLHWRETAYLLFYMKKHPW; this is encoded by the exons ATGGGACAAAGAAGTGGACGTCAAGAAAGAAGCAGGAAACCAGAGGTGGCACTGAGCAAGACCATGGAGGCAGAAATTGAAATACAAAACAATAAAGAGGAAACCGAAGAGCTGAAGGCCAAAAACCAGAAGCTGACATCAGTCTTTGGTGTGGCAGACTTAAAAAATG AAGCTGTTGGACTGTACAACcttgggcagagctgctgtctgAACTCTCTGCTCCAGGTGTTCCTCATGAATATACGCTTCACAAGGATACTCAGAAG GATCACAGTGCCACCATCTCCTGCGCAGAGGAGGAGCAATGTCCCGTACCAGATGCTCCTGCTGTTGGAGAAGATGCAGTATGGCAAGTGCAAAGCTGTTGGTCCCAGAGAGCTGGCTTGCTGCCTCTCAGAGCACAGAGTGAAAT TGTTTGTGCAGCATGATGCTGCTCAGCTCTTTCTGACTCTCTGGAACTTGTTAAAGAAGCAGATGAAAAAGCCAGAGCTG GTAGAGGAGCTGAGTGATTTGTACACCATCTGCATACAGGAGCATCTGGCCTGTCAGAAATGCTCTTTTGAAATAAAGAGCAACAGCACCATGTTAACCCTTccactcccagtgctggatgCCAATTCTCACAGGCTGAAGACTCTG GAGGATTGTCTGCAATACTTCTTCCATCCAGAGGAGCTGACTGGGCTAAACATGTGTTTCTGTCAAGAGTGTGGGAGGAAAACAACTTTTCTGCAG GCTACCTGGAAGTATGAGCTTTTTGCTGTGGTTGCTCATTCAGGATCAACCAGCTGTGGCCATTACTGTGCCTACATTCGGAGCCTCACCGAGGGTAAATGGTACTGCTTCAACGATTCTGAGGTTTGCCAG GTATCGTGGGATGATGTTAAATGCACCTATGGACATTCCAACCTCCACTG GAGAGAAACAGCCTATCTCCTGTTTTATATGAAAAAGCACCCTTGGTAG